One part of the Parabacteroides distasonis ATCC 8503 genome encodes these proteins:
- a CDS encoding DUF3876 domain-containing protein, which yields MRNKPLMRLAVCLIGMAALVLQSCADGGTDRDRLCGSWTSVDGKPDVLVYKEGEAYKVTVFARSGKTRRLRPQTYLLVEENGNLFINTGYRIDVSYNEETDILTFSPNGDYVRKEERP from the coding sequence ATGAGAAACAAACCCCTTATGAGACTGGCGGTATGCCTGATCGGCATGGCCGCCCTGGTATTGCAAAGTTGTGCGGACGGTGGTACCGACCGTGACAGACTCTGCGGATCGTGGACCAGTGTGGACGGCAAACCGGACGTGTTGGTATATAAGGAAGGAGAGGCCTACAAGGTGACGGTATTCGCCCGTAGTGGCAAGACACGCCGCCTCAGGCCGCAGACCTACCTGTTGGTGGAAGAGAACGGCAACCTCTTTATCAATACGGGGTACCGTATCGATGTATCCTACAACGAGGAGACGGATATCCTGACTTTCTCACCCAACGGGGATTATGTACGGAAGGAGGAACGCCCATGA
- the traJ gene encoding conjugative transposon protein TraJ, whose translation MVPLTIDFANLHTILGTLYEDMLPLCKDMMDVGKGLAGLGALFYVAVRIWQSMARAEPIDVYPLLRPFAIGICILLFPTLVLGTLNTVLSPIVQGTHKMLEGQTLDMERYRAQKEELEKEAMLRNPETAYLVSDEEFDRQLDELGWSTVDTASRLGMYVEVGMYNLEKKIRDTFRSLLELIFAAASLLIDTVRTFFLVVLSILGPVAFAFSVWDGFQSTLGQWFTRYISVYLWLPVSDLFSTLLAKLQVLMLQNDIQELQNNPDYSIDNSNSVYIIFMLIGIIGYFTVPTVAGWIVQAGGAGNFSRNLNRTATKTGSFAAGVGGAVLGNIGGRLRGK comes from the coding sequence ATGGTACCTTTGACGATAGATTTTGCCAACCTGCATACCATACTGGGAACCCTGTATGAAGATATGCTCCCCCTCTGCAAGGACATGATGGACGTGGGCAAGGGGCTTGCCGGGCTGGGCGCCCTCTTTTATGTCGCCGTACGCATATGGCAGTCGATGGCACGTGCCGAGCCGATAGACGTGTATCCCCTGCTGCGCCCCTTCGCTATCGGCATCTGTATCCTGCTTTTTCCCACACTGGTACTTGGCACGCTGAACACCGTGCTCAGTCCTATTGTGCAGGGTACGCACAAGATGCTTGAGGGGCAGACGCTGGACATGGAGCGATACAGGGCGCAGAAGGAGGAGCTGGAAAAGGAGGCCATGCTGCGGAATCCTGAAACCGCCTATCTGGTGAGTGACGAGGAGTTCGACCGGCAGCTAGACGAGTTAGGCTGGTCAACCGTGGATACCGCCTCCCGGCTGGGTATGTACGTGGAGGTGGGCATGTATAACCTGGAGAAGAAGATCCGTGACACGTTCCGCAGCCTGCTGGAACTGATATTCGCCGCGGCGTCGCTGCTGATAGATACCGTGAGGACCTTTTTTCTGGTCGTGCTCTCCATTCTGGGACCGGTAGCGTTCGCCTTCAGCGTATGGGACGGTTTCCAGTCCACACTCGGACAGTGGTTCACGAGGTATATCTCCGTCTATCTGTGGCTTCCGGTCAGCGATCTGTTCAGCACCCTGCTCGCCAAACTCCAGGTGCTGATGCTCCAGAACGACATCCAGGAATTGCAGAACAATCCTGACTACTCGATAGACAACTCGAACAGTGTCTATATCATCTTTATGCTTATCGGGATTATCGGGTATTTTACCGTTCCGACGGTGGCGGGCTGGATCGTGCAGGCGGGAGGAGCCGGGAATTTCAGCCGCAACCTGAACCGTACCGCCACGAAAACCGGCAGCTTTGCGGCAGGAGTGGGCGGTGCCGTATTGGGAAATATCGGAGGACGGTTGAGAGGCAAATAA
- a CDS encoding outer membrane beta-barrel protein: MRKILIFLGLLFVMLSGVYAQKGRQAIGFGLSYGTEIESIGLGLKYQYNITNPIRLEPSLNYFIENDNVSMLDINMNLHYLCPVGRSVKLYPLFGFTFSNWMFDLGDGFDIDVDGDHIHIDKDDDNHNECRVGVNIGGGADFALTSSWIMNFELRYQLVSDFDQAVFNLGFAYRF, encoded by the coding sequence ATGAGAAAGATTTTAATTTTTTTAGGATTGTTGTTTGTTATGTTGAGTGGCGTTTATGCTCAAAAAGGTAGACAAGCTATTGGATTCGGACTGAGTTATGGGACGGAAATTGAGAGTATTGGCCTTGGGTTGAAATATCAATACAATATAACCAACCCCATACGTCTTGAGCCGTCTTTGAATTACTTTATAGAAAACGACAATGTTAGTATGTTGGACATAAATATGAATCTCCATTATTTATGTCCCGTAGGCAGAAGCGTAAAGTTATATCCCCTATTCGGTTTTACATTTTCTAATTGGATGTTTGACCTAGGAGATGGTTTTGATATTGATGTGGACGGAGACCATATTCATATAGACAAAGATGATGACAATCATAACGAATGCAGGGTAGGAGTGAATATCGGTGGTGGAGCCGACTTCGCATTGACAAGTAGTTGGATTATGAATTTCGAGTTACGCTACCAACTGGTCAGTGATTTTGATCAGGCTGTATTCAATTTGGGATTCGCTTATCGTTTTTAA
- a CDS encoding TraG family conjugative transposon ATPase, with protein MRNVLKAETLERRFPLLSVENGCIVSKDADLTVAFEVELPELYTVTEDEYETMHSSWIKAMKVLPEHSIVCKQDWFIQETYRSKSDGEEQSFLTRSYELHFNERPYLNHRCYLFLTKTTRERSRQRSDFSTLCRGFLLPREITDKDTAARFLESVEQFERIMNDSGHIRLRRLETDEITGTKERPGLVEKYLSLSLEDESAVLQDICLKPGRMRIGDKRLCLHTLSDTEDLPGKLSTDMRYERMSTDRSDCRLSFAAPVGLLLPCNHIYSQYVFIDNAQEILQMMEKNSRNMLSLSRYSRSNAVNQEWTEMYLDEAHTKGLLPVRCHCNVIAWAEDADEFRRVRNDTGSQLAMMECTPRYNTIDMPVLYWAGIPGNAGDFPAEESFYTFLEQAVCLFSGETNYRNSPSPFGIRMADRQNGIPVHVDISDLPMKRGIITNRNKFILGPSGSGKSFFTNHLVRQYYEQGTHILLVDTGNSYQGLCRMIHDRTRGEDGIYITYEEDNPIAFNPFYTDCGLFDVEKRESIKTLILTLWKREDEAPKRSEEVALSGAVNAYIRMISENQGIKPDFNGFYEFVADDYRRMIEEKKVREKDFDIDGFLNVLAPFYKGGDYDFLLNSDKELDLTGKRFIVFELDNISGNKVLLPVVTLIIMETFIAKMRRLKGIRKMILIEECWKALMSANMSEYIKYLFKTVRKYFGEAVVVTQEVDDIISSPIVKEAIINNSDCKILLDQRKYMNKFEHIQRLLGLTEKEKGQILSINQANHPGRFYREVWIGLGGTHSAVYATEVSGEEYYTFTTEESEKMEVQRLAERLDGNLELAVRHLAEKMREEQGQRSTLK; from the coding sequence ATGAGAAATGTTTTAAAGGCGGAAACGCTAGAACGCAGATTCCCCCTTCTCTCAGTAGAGAACGGCTGCATTGTGAGCAAGGACGCCGACCTGACCGTGGCTTTCGAGGTGGAGCTGCCCGAGTTGTACACGGTGACGGAGGACGAGTATGAGACTATGCACTCTTCCTGGATAAAGGCCATGAAGGTGCTGCCGGAGCATAGCATCGTCTGTAAGCAGGACTGGTTCATCCAAGAAACATACCGTTCTAAAAGTGATGGTGAGGAACAAAGCTTTCTTACACGCAGCTATGAACTACATTTCAATGAAAGACCGTACCTAAACCACAGATGCTACCTGTTCCTGACAAAGACGACCCGAGAGCGTAGCCGCCAACGGAGCGATTTCAGCACCCTCTGCCGGGGATTCCTGCTGCCCAGGGAGATAACCGACAAAGACACGGCTGCCCGTTTTCTGGAGTCGGTGGAACAGTTCGAACGCATCATGAACGATTCCGGGCATATAAGGCTGCGGCGTCTGGAAACGGACGAGATTACTGGCACGAAGGAACGTCCCGGACTGGTGGAGAAATACCTCTCGCTCTCGCTGGAGGATGAGAGTGCCGTATTGCAAGACATCTGCCTCAAGCCCGGACGGATGCGTATCGGAGACAAGCGGCTTTGCCTGCATACCCTCTCGGATACGGAGGACCTGCCCGGCAAGCTCTCCACCGACATGCGTTACGAGAGGATGTCCACGGACCGCAGCGACTGCCGCCTCTCCTTCGCGGCGCCGGTGGGACTGCTGCTGCCGTGCAACCACATCTATTCACAGTACGTGTTCATTGACAACGCACAGGAAATCCTGCAGATGATGGAGAAGAACTCACGTAACATGCTCTCGCTGTCAAGATACAGCCGGAGCAACGCCGTAAACCAGGAATGGACGGAAATGTATCTGGACGAGGCACATACCAAAGGGCTGCTTCCCGTCAGATGCCATTGCAACGTCATCGCCTGGGCCGAGGACGCGGATGAGTTCCGTCGCGTCAGGAACGACACGGGCAGCCAGCTGGCCATGATGGAATGCACGCCAAGGTATAACACTATCGACATGCCGGTCCTCTATTGGGCGGGTATTCCCGGCAACGCAGGTGATTTTCCAGCCGAGGAGTCGTTTTACACCTTCCTGGAACAGGCGGTATGCCTCTTTTCCGGAGAGACCAATTACAGAAACTCACCCAGTCCTTTCGGTATCCGTATGGCGGACCGTCAGAACGGGATTCCGGTACATGTGGACATTTCCGACCTTCCCATGAAACGGGGAATCATCACCAACAGGAACAAGTTCATCCTCGGTCCTTCAGGCAGCGGGAAGTCCTTCTTCACCAACCATCTGGTCCGGCAATATTACGAGCAGGGCACACATATCCTGCTGGTAGATACGGGCAACAGCTATCAGGGATTGTGCCGCATGATTCACGACCGCACCCGTGGGGAGGACGGGATCTACATTACGTACGAGGAGGACAACCCGATAGCCTTCAATCCGTTCTATACGGATTGCGGACTGTTTGACGTGGAGAAACGGGAAAGCATCAAGACATTGATCCTGACCTTGTGGAAACGGGAGGACGAGGCACCGAAACGTTCGGAGGAGGTGGCCCTTTCCGGGGCGGTGAACGCCTATATCCGGATGATTTCGGAGAACCAGGGTATCAAACCGGATTTCAACGGTTTCTACGAGTTTGTCGCCGATGACTACAGGAGAATGATTGAGGAGAAAAAGGTGCGTGAGAAGGATTTTGACATTGACGGTTTCCTGAACGTGCTGGCACCTTTTTACAAGGGCGGAGACTATGACTTCCTGCTGAATTCCGACAAGGAGCTGGACCTGACAGGCAAACGGTTCATCGTGTTCGAGCTGGACAACATCAGTGGCAACAAGGTACTGCTTCCCGTGGTGACGCTGATCATCATGGAGACCTTCATCGCCAAGATGCGCAGGCTCAAGGGGATCCGCAAGATGATTTTAATAGAGGAATGTTGGAAGGCCCTGATGTCCGCCAATATGAGTGAGTACATCAAATACCTTTTCAAGACGGTCAGAAAGTATTTCGGCGAGGCCGTAGTGGTAACCCAGGAGGTGGATGACATCATCAGTTCCCCTATCGTGAAGGAGGCCATCATCAACAATTCCGACTGTAAAATCCTGCTTGACCAACGAAAATACATGAACAAGTTCGAGCACATCCAGCGGCTTCTCGGCCTGACAGAGAAAGAAAAAGGGCAGATACTCTCCATCAACCAGGCGAACCATCCCGGGCGGTTCTACCGGGAAGTGTGGATCGGGCTTGGCGGAACCCACTCGGCAGTATATGCCACGGAAGTGAGCGGGGAGGAATATTACACGTTCACGACCGAGGAGTCCGAAAAGATGGAAGTACAGCGGCTGGCAGAAAGATTGGATGGCAACCTGGAACTTGCCGTCCGCCATCTGGCAGAGAAAATGCGAGAGGAACAAGGACAAAGATCAACCCTAAAATGA
- a CDS encoding DUF3872 domain-containing protein — MKRKIVDFMTFICCLAVSCLSLASCDSELDVQQEYPFTVESMPVVGKIADGETVEIRLEIKAEGNFSGTVYTLRYFQPDGKGSLKMEDGTVLKPNDRYLLNELRFRLYYTSQSADASQTIDLYFEDNWGNLQRLSYDFNADDTPLAEKDDTHGKEVQP, encoded by the coding sequence ATGAAAAGAAAAATCGTTGACTTTATGACGTTTATATGCTGCCTGGCAGTTTCCTGTCTTTCTCTTGCTTCTTGTGACAGCGAACTGGACGTTCAGCAGGAATACCCGTTTACGGTGGAGTCGATGCCGGTAGTCGGTAAGATCGCTGATGGTGAGACGGTGGAAATCCGTCTGGAAATTAAAGCGGAGGGAAATTTCTCCGGAACAGTCTATACATTGAGATATTTCCAACCGGACGGTAAAGGCAGCTTAAAGATGGAGGACGGTACGGTGTTGAAACCCAATGACCGCTACCTGTTAAATGAACTGAGGTTCCGGTTGTACTATACCTCGCAGAGTGCGGATGCGTCACAGACCATCGACCTTTATTTTGAGGATAACTGGGGGAATTTGCAGAGGTTGAGTTATGACTTCAACGCGGATGACACCCCTCTGGCTGAAAAGGATGATACGCATGGAAAGGAGGTACAACCATGA
- the traN gene encoding conjugative transposon protein TraN yields MRKILMMFALLTGFMAAYAQQSGGDYFEGLSRKIGFSRMIPPHGLEITYDKTVHVIFPSPIKYVDLGSTNLIAGKADGAENVIRVKAARKHFRNETNMSVITEDGNFYTFNVKYADEPLLLNVEMCDFIHDGETVNRPNNAMEIYLQELGSESPRLVRLIMKSVHKQDKHWIKHIGCKRFGVRFLLKGLYTHGDLLYFHTEVRNATHVPFDVDFVTFKIVDKKIVRRTAMQEQVIYPLRAFNYVIRVEGKKDERTVFALPKFTIPDDKKLVVEMYEKQGGRHQIFEVDNEDLVRAETINELQVR; encoded by the coding sequence ATGAGAAAGATTCTGATGATGTTTGCCCTACTGACGGGCTTCATGGCTGCGTATGCGCAGCAGAGTGGCGGAGATTATTTCGAGGGGCTGAGCCGCAAGATAGGCTTCAGCCGGATGATACCTCCGCATGGTCTGGAAATCACTTACGACAAGACCGTACACGTGATTTTCCCCTCTCCCATCAAGTATGTGGATCTCGGTTCCACCAACCTGATTGCCGGCAAGGCGGACGGCGCGGAAAATGTGATCCGTGTGAAAGCGGCCAGAAAGCATTTTCGTAATGAGACGAATATGAGCGTGATCACGGAAGACGGAAATTTTTACACCTTCAATGTCAAGTATGCCGATGAACCGTTGCTGCTTAATGTGGAGATGTGTGATTTTATTCATGACGGGGAGACGGTGAACCGCCCGAACAACGCGATGGAAATTTATTTGCAGGAGCTGGGCAGTGAGTCACCGCGTCTGGTACGTCTGATCATGAAATCCGTACACAAGCAGGACAAGCACTGGATCAAACACATCGGCTGCAAGCGCTTCGGGGTACGGTTCCTGCTCAAAGGACTTTATACGCATGGAGACCTGCTCTATTTCCATACCGAGGTGAGAAATGCCACCCATGTGCCGTTTGACGTGGATTTCGTGACTTTCAAGATAGTGGACAAGAAGATAGTGAGGCGTACCGCCATGCAGGAACAGGTGATTTATCCGCTGCGTGCGTTCAACTATGTCATTCGTGTGGAGGGAAAGAAGGACGAGCGTACCGTGTTTGCCCTGCCCAAGTTCACCATTCCCGACGATAAGAAACTGGTAGTGGAAATGTATGAGAAACAAGGCGGCCGTCATCAGATCTTTGAGGTGGACAACGAGGATCTGGTGCGTGCGGAAACTATCAATGAGCTGCAAGTGCGATGA
- a CDS encoding conjugal transfer protein TraO, with the protein MKRYLYITFALLVLLAGQAGAQRRLPKMKGVSLTAGMTDGFYCKANKPDAGFSFGLAVSTYAKKRNQWVLGGEVLKRNTPYRDGSIPLVQYTGEGGYYYNIFSSPNKTVFLSIGGSAMLGYESVNGGKRLLYDGATLGQCESFIYGGAITLEAETYLSDRLVLLLRLRERILWGSASTHAHFQYGIGIKYIL; encoded by the coding sequence ATGAAGAGGTATTTATATATCACCTTTGCGCTGCTGGTACTTCTGGCAGGGCAGGCGGGAGCACAACGCCGTCTTCCAAAAATGAAGGGCGTCAGTCTCACGGCAGGAATGACGGACGGCTTTTACTGCAAGGCGAATAAGCCGGATGCCGGTTTCTCTTTCGGGCTGGCGGTTTCCACTTATGCAAAAAAGAGAAACCAGTGGGTGCTGGGCGGTGAGGTACTGAAGCGCAATACGCCTTATCGTGACGGTTCTATCCCTTTAGTGCAATATACCGGTGAAGGCGGATATTATTATAATATCTTTTCCTCCCCTAATAAAACGGTATTCTTAAGCATTGGCGGTTCGGCGATGCTGGGCTATGAATCGGTGAACGGGGGGAAAAGACTGCTGTATGACGGTGCCACGCTGGGACAATGCGAATCCTTTATCTATGGTGGTGCGATAACGTTGGAGGCAGAGACCTACCTGTCTGACCGTTTAGTGCTGCTGCTCCGGCTTCGTGAACGCATCCTTTGGGGCAGCGCTTCCACGCATGCCCACTTCCAGTATGGAATCGGTATCAAATACATTCTCTAA
- the traK gene encoding conjugative transposon protein TraK translates to MEFKSLTNIESSFRRIRMMAAVFICCCTLVTGYALWSSYRFAERQREKIYVLDGGKSLMMALSQDLSQNRPAEAREHVRRFHELFFSLSPQKEAISHNIDRALQLADKSAYHYYVDFAEKGYYNRLISGNINQVVHVDSVVCDFARYPYKARTYARQMIIRESNVTERSLVTTCSLQNTGRSDDNPNGFIIEQFTILENRDIRSTER, encoded by the coding sequence ATGGAATTCAAGTCTTTGACCAACATTGAGAGCAGCTTCCGCCGCATCCGTATGATGGCGGCCGTTTTTATCTGCTGCTGCACTCTTGTCACCGGCTACGCGCTTTGGAGCTCGTACCGCTTCGCCGAAAGGCAGCGTGAGAAAATCTATGTACTGGACGGGGGTAAGTCGCTGATGATGGCCCTTTCGCAGGATCTTTCGCAAAACCGTCCTGCCGAGGCGAGGGAACACGTAAGACGCTTTCACGAGCTGTTCTTCTCGCTCTCTCCACAGAAAGAGGCCATCAGCCACAACATCGACCGTGCCCTGCAACTGGCGGACAAGAGCGCCTACCACTATTATGTGGATTTTGCCGAGAAGGGATATTACAACCGCCTGATATCGGGCAACATCAATCAGGTGGTGCATGTGGACAGCGTGGTGTGTGATTTTGCCCGTTACCCTTACAAGGCGAGGACGTATGCCCGTCAGATGATAATTCGTGAGAGCAACGTGACCGAGCGCAGTTTGGTCACCACCTGCTCACTTCAGAATACGGGACGTTCGGACGACAATCCGAATGGGTTCATCATCGAACAGTTTACCATTCTAGAGAACAGGGATATCAGAAGCACGGAACGATGA
- the traM gene encoding conjugative transposon protein TraM has protein sequence MKIDIQKIKKQLGFPSDRPLTLQEKRRYMKFAVYPLFFLIFAGIVLLIYSPTEKEKAEAEKERGFNTEIPSPEESRMEGNKVSAYEREALSKKERGRKDTFLEMSELFNRNKDRKDTVPSVDSGVNLELPSVPETVQTHNPVRSSTSAYHDMNRSLTTIYTPRETSREEELLRRIEELEKRQNMEPSQEQSLEEKMALMEKSYELAARYNGKQTPSVIPTDDRKDRTSVKPVKRIRQEVVSSLAQPVNDGDFIAGVSEERNTGFHTPVGRTPVSDRNTIAACVHGTQTVSDGQALRVRLLEAMAVDDRLIPKGTVLTGGTRIQGERMDIVITNVEYQGTVIPVELEVYDADGQQGILIPNSLEYDAVREIAAGMGGSMGSSISISTDAGAQIASDLGKGVIQGVSQYITKKMRTVKVTLKAGHRLLLHSPKQ, from the coding sequence ATGAAAATAGATATCCAGAAGATTAAAAAACAGCTGGGATTCCCAAGCGACCGGCCGTTGACTCTCCAAGAGAAGCGCCGGTATATGAAGTTCGCCGTCTATCCGCTCTTCTTCCTGATATTCGCGGGGATTGTCCTGTTGATATACAGTCCGACCGAAAAGGAAAAAGCGGAGGCGGAGAAAGAGAGGGGATTCAATACCGAGATCCCGTCTCCCGAAGAGAGCCGTATGGAAGGCAACAAGGTCAGCGCCTACGAGCGGGAAGCCTTGTCGAAGAAAGAGAGAGGACGGAAAGACACTTTCCTGGAAATGTCGGAACTGTTCAACCGGAACAAGGACCGGAAAGACACCGTACCGTCAGTGGACAGCGGAGTGAACCTTGAACTGCCGTCCGTACCGGAAACCGTACAGACGCATAATCCGGTACGTTCCTCCACCTCTGCCTACCATGACATGAACCGCTCGCTTACGACCATTTACACGCCACGGGAAACCTCCCGGGAGGAGGAACTGCTCCGGCGTATCGAGGAACTGGAAAAAAGACAGAACATGGAACCGTCCCAGGAACAGTCATTGGAGGAAAAAATGGCCCTGATGGAAAAGTCATACGAACTGGCGGCCCGGTACAACGGCAAACAGACACCGTCCGTTATCCCTACGGATGACCGGAAAGACAGGACATCGGTCAAGCCGGTCAAGCGGATACGACAAGAAGTGGTATCTTCCCTTGCGCAACCGGTGAATGACGGGGACTTCATAGCCGGAGTGTCCGAAGAAAGGAACACCGGTTTCCATACGCCGGTGGGCAGGACACCGGTATCGGACCGTAATACCATTGCCGCCTGTGTGCACGGCACGCAGACCGTATCGGACGGACAAGCCCTGCGTGTCCGCCTGCTGGAAGCGATGGCAGTGGACGACCGCCTCATACCCAAAGGAACGGTATTGACAGGCGGAACACGGATCCAGGGAGAACGCATGGATATTGTCATCACCAATGTGGAATATCAAGGAACCGTCATTCCGGTGGAACTGGAAGTGTATGATGCGGACGGTCAGCAAGGAATATTGATACCCAACTCACTGGAGTATGATGCCGTGCGTGAAATAGCGGCGGGCATGGGCGGTTCGATGGGAAGCAGCATCAGCATCTCCACCGACGCGGGAGCGCAGATAGCCTCGGATCTGGGTAAAGGTGTCATACAGGGCGTGTCACAGTACATCACCAAGAAGATGCGCACGGTCAAGGTCACGCTGAAAGCCGGACACAGGCTGCTGCTTCACTCTCCGAAACAATGA
- a CDS encoding glycoside hydrolase family protein, protein MRKLLFILMVLPFTLNVRAEDPPSMLEKAVSNIKRWEGWHRGKMPYIGFGHRLLPHEKLTENLSEAQADSLLRCDLERCLKVFRKYGKDSLLLSLLGFNVGCYRLIGNGKIPKSRLIQKLESGDRDIYREYISFRCYQGKVIPSIERRRKEEFELFYIP, encoded by the coding sequence ATGAGGAAACTTTTGTTTATTCTGATGGTACTGCCGTTCACTTTGAATGTTCGTGCCGAAGATCCGCCCTCCATGCTGGAAAAGGCGGTTTCCAACATCAAACGGTGGGAAGGCTGGCATCGGGGGAAAATGCCTTACATCGGTTTTGGACACCGCCTGCTCCCCCATGAGAAGCTGACCGAGAACCTGAGCGAGGCGCAGGCGGACTCACTTTTGAGATGCGACCTTGAACGGTGCCTGAAGGTATTCCGTAAATATGGAAAAGACTCGCTTCTTTTAAGTCTGTTAGGTTTTAATGTGGGCTGTTACCGTCTGATTGGAAACGGGAAGATACCCAAAAGCAGACTGATTCAAAAACTGGAAAGTGGCGACCGGGATATTTACAGGGAATATATATCGTTCCGCTGTTATCAGGGGAAAGTCATTCCAAGCATAGAGAGGAGAAGAAAAGAGGAGTTTGAACTGTTCTATATACCTTAG
- a CDS encoding DUF4133 domain-containing protein, with protein sequence MKYPVNKGAGNPVEFKGLKSQYLFVFAGGLVMVLLAVVILYLVGVDQWICISFGSISGGLLVWMTFRLNARYGEHGLMKLLAEKRHPRYLIHRKRVFRLFTKRKKQKS encoded by the coding sequence ATGAAGTATCCGGTAAACAAAGGTGCGGGCAATCCCGTCGAGTTCAAGGGACTCAAGTCTCAATATCTGTTCGTTTTCGCCGGCGGACTTGTGATGGTGCTCCTTGCGGTGGTTATCCTCTATCTGGTGGGTGTGGACCAATGGATATGCATCTCCTTCGGGAGCATATCCGGTGGCCTACTGGTATGGATGACTTTTCGGTTAAACGCCCGCTACGGTGAACACGGACTGATGAAGCTGCTGGCCGAAAAACGCCATCCGCGCTACCTAATTCACCGCAAGAGAGTCTTCAGATTATTCACGAAAAGAAAAAAACAAAAATCATGA
- a CDS encoding DUF4134 domain-containing protein, whose product MKRRILFSVMCAVITASVFAQGQGQGLAGINAATSLMTSYFDPATKLCYAIGAVLGLVGGIKTYGKFSSGDPDTSKTAASWFFACIFLIVAATILRSFFL is encoded by the coding sequence ATGAAGAGAAGAATCCTTTTTTCTGTGATGTGTGCGGTTATTACCGCCAGTGTTTTTGCGCAGGGCCAAGGTCAGGGCCTTGCCGGTATCAACGCGGCGACCAGTCTCATGACCTCGTATTTCGATCCCGCCACTAAGTTGTGCTACGCCATCGGGGCCGTCCTGGGGTTGGTGGGCGGTATCAAGACCTACGGCAAGTTCTCCAGTGGCGATCCTGATACCTCGAAGACAGCCGCCAGCTGGTTTTTCGCATGTATCTTTCTGATCGTGGCCGCCACCATCCTGCGTTCCTTCTTCCTCTAG
- a CDS encoding DUF4141 domain-containing protein has protein sequence MRARTFLIGIMLVLGGNMARAQWVVTDPGNLAQSIINMSDNIAHTSKTAVNTADNFAETVKIYEQAKKYYDQLKAVNNLIQDARKVRDIILMVGDVSDIYVTNFKKMMNDDNFSSRELDAIAFGYTRLLEESNDVLQDLKQVINVSTLSMTDKDRMDVVDNCYYEMRRYRNLVSYYTNKNIAVSYLRARKKNDMERVMRLYGNETSKYW, from the coding sequence ATGAGAGCGAGGACATTCCTGATCGGGATAATGCTTGTGCTGGGCGGGAACATGGCCCGGGCGCAATGGGTGGTGACCGATCCCGGAAATCTGGCCCAAAGTATCATCAACATGTCGGACAACATCGCCCATACCTCCAAGACGGCGGTCAATACGGCCGACAATTTTGCGGAGACGGTAAAGATCTACGAGCAGGCCAAGAAGTACTACGACCAGTTAAAGGCGGTGAACAACCTGATACAGGACGCCCGCAAGGTGCGTGACATCATCCTGATGGTAGGCGATGTGTCCGACATCTATGTGACGAACTTCAAAAAGATGATGAACGACGACAACTTCTCGTCCCGCGAGCTGGACGCCATCGCCTTCGGTTACACCCGCCTGCTGGAGGAGAGCAACGACGTGTTGCAGGACCTCAAACAGGTCATCAACGTGAGCACGCTCTCCATGACCGACAAGGACCGTATGGATGTGGTGGACAACTGTTATTACGAAATGCGCCGTTACCGCAATCTGGTGAGCTATTATACTAACAAGAACATAGCCGTGAGCTATCTCCGTGCCAGGAAAAAGAACGATATGGAACGTGTGATGCGGCTCTATGGAAATGAAACCTCCAAATACTGGTAG